The Afipia massiliensis genome has a segment encoding these proteins:
- the flhA gene encoding flagellar biosynthesis protein FlhA, protein MVDVTAGQGSAAASSGFPSFSDIGTMLKRGDLALAFGVLTILVVLILPLPAVVLDLFLAISITLSILILMTALFIQTPLEFSAFPTVLLISTMLRLSLNLASTRLILSHGHEGTAAAGHVIEAFGNFVMGGNFVIGIIVFTILVIVNFVVITKGSGRIAEVAARFHLDSMPGKQMAIDADLSAGLIDEKVAKQRRKEIEDESGFFGAMDGASKFVRGDAIAGLLVVFINVIGGIIIGVAQQGMSFGDAAKVYTLLTVGDGLVTQVPALIVSTAAGLLVSKAGVTGAADKAMMKQLSGYPQALGMSSGVMLVLGLLPGIPMLPFLLLGGGAGWLAWNARTRNHTVKAEEAREAAAPAAAAAAAAAAEEPISSALKIDDLKIELGYALLPLVNGPDGTDRLTDQIKALRRSLATEMGFVMPAVRILDNVQLEANTYVIKIKEVDAGTGRIWANQFMVMDPAGNQVTIPGTHTTEPTFGLPATWVDASLKEEASLKGYTVVDSATVLSTHLTELLKGNMSDLLSYGEVQKLLKDLPKEQGELVKDIVPNQITVSGIQRVLQLLLAERISIRDLSTILEGIADGLAFSRNPSTLSEHVRARLARQICAQNTSMNGYLPLIALSAKWEQAFAESLIGTGEERSLAMQPSKLSEFMTIVRDRFEQAAREGEAPVLVTSAAIRPFVRSLVERFRAQTTVLSQAEIHPRARLKTVGSI, encoded by the coding sequence ATGGTTGATGTGACGGCGGGTCAGGGTAGCGCGGCGGCCAGTTCCGGATTTCCCAGCTTCAGCGACATCGGCACCATGCTCAAGCGAGGCGACCTCGCGCTAGCCTTCGGTGTTCTCACCATTCTTGTGGTGCTGATCCTGCCATTGCCGGCAGTGGTGCTCGATCTGTTTCTGGCCATCTCGATCACGCTGTCGATCCTGATCCTGATGACCGCGCTGTTCATTCAGACACCGCTGGAATTCTCGGCGTTCCCGACGGTCCTGTTGATCTCGACCATGCTGCGGCTGTCGCTCAACCTCGCCTCGACCCGCCTGATCCTGTCGCATGGCCATGAAGGCACCGCCGCCGCCGGTCACGTCATCGAGGCGTTCGGCAACTTCGTGATGGGCGGCAATTTCGTCATCGGCATCATCGTCTTCACGATTCTCGTGATCGTGAACTTTGTCGTCATCACCAAAGGTTCGGGCCGCATCGCCGAAGTCGCAGCGCGCTTCCACCTCGACTCGATGCCGGGCAAGCAGATGGCGATCGACGCCGACCTGTCCGCCGGTCTGATCGACGAGAAAGTCGCCAAGCAGCGCCGCAAGGAGATCGAAGACGAAAGCGGCTTCTTCGGGGCCATGGACGGTGCGTCCAAGTTCGTGCGCGGTGACGCCATCGCCGGATTGCTGGTCGTGTTCATCAACGTGATCGGCGGCATCATCATCGGCGTTGCCCAGCAGGGAATGAGTTTTGGTGACGCCGCCAAGGTTTATACGCTGCTGACGGTCGGCGACGGTCTCGTGACACAGGTGCCGGCGCTGATCGTCTCGACCGCAGCGGGCCTCCTGGTGTCGAAGGCTGGCGTCACCGGCGCCGCCGACAAGGCCATGATGAAGCAGTTGTCCGGCTATCCGCAGGCGCTCGGCATGTCGTCCGGCGTGATGCTGGTGCTGGGGCTATTGCCGGGCATTCCAATGCTGCCTTTCCTGTTGCTGGGCGGCGGTGCCGGCTGGCTGGCCTGGAATGCGCGCACCCGCAATCATACCGTCAAGGCCGAGGAAGCGCGTGAGGCGGCAGCTCCAGCCGCAGCCGCAGCGGCCGCTGCGGCGGCCGAAGAGCCTATTTCAAGCGCGCTCAAGATCGATGATCTCAAGATCGAGCTGGGTTACGCGCTGCTGCCGCTCGTCAATGGACCGGACGGTACTGATCGCCTGACTGATCAGATCAAGGCCCTTCGCCGCTCGCTCGCCACCGAGATGGGCTTCGTGATGCCCGCCGTGCGCATTCTCGACAATGTGCAGCTCGAAGCGAACACCTACGTCATCAAGATCAAGGAAGTCGATGCCGGGACCGGGCGCATCTGGGCGAACCAGTTCATGGTCATGGACCCGGCCGGCAACCAGGTCACCATTCCGGGCACCCATACCACCGAGCCGACATTCGGATTGCCGGCAACCTGGGTCGACGCGTCGCTCAAGGAAGAAGCCTCGCTCAAGGGCTACACGGTGGTGGATTCCGCGACCGTCCTTTCCACGCATCTCACCGAACTGCTCAAAGGCAACATGTCGGATCTGCTGTCCTACGGCGAGGTCCAGAAATTGCTCAAGGACCTGCCAAAGGAACAGGGCGAACTGGTCAAGGACATCGTGCCCAACCAGATCACGGTGTCCGGTATCCAGCGCGTCCTGCAACTGCTCCTGGCCGAACGCATTTCGATCCGCGATCTCTCCACGATCCTTGAAGGTATCGCCGACGGGCTCGCATTCTCACGCAATCCATCGACGCTGTCGGAACACGTACGTGCCCGACTGGCGCGGCAGATTTGCGCGCAGAACACATCGATGAACGGTTACCTCCCGCTGATCGCGCTCAGTGCGAAATGGGAGCAGGCTTTCGCGGAGTCGCTGATCGGCACCGGTGAGGAACGCAGCCTGGCGATGCAGCCATCCAAACTGTCCGAGTTCATGACCATCGTGCGCGACCGTTTCGAGCAGGCCGCACGCGAAGGCGAAGCACCGGTGCTGGTGACGTCGGCCGCTATCCGGCCGTTCGTACGCTCGCTGGTGGAGCGTTTCCGCGCGCAAACCACGGTTCTGTCGCAGGCTGAAATTCATCCTCGCGCCCGCCTGAAAACGGTCGGAAGCATCTAA
- a CDS encoding MFS transporter encodes MPGSTDSHSHSTTFTPDSRAAWVRLGIALIVGSIGSVGMWSVVVVMPVVQADFGATRGAASLAFTCTMLGFGFGGVVMGKLSDRFGIVLAIAIGMGAMLFGYLGAGYAAALWQFNLMHFLIGLGAAATFGPLMTEASHWFDRHRGLAVTIAASGNYIAGTFWPTIVERGTAYAGWRATHIAIGIGCTIVMAVVVAVLRWQIGSESARSHEDAPPPRVDLQISTNALTTVLGIAAIACCVAMSMPQVHIVAYCGDLGYGVARGAEMLSLMLAFGIVSRIGSGFLADRIGGLRTLLVGSIAQGVALMFYLFFDGLTSLYIISAMFGLFQGGIVPSYAIIVRESMPSNVAGTRVGIVIFASVLGMSFGGWISGVIFDATGSYAAAFLNGAGWNALNIAIVVALLMRARRRRMAFA; translated from the coding sequence GTGCCGGGCTCCACTGATTCACACTCTCATTCCACGACTTTTACCCCCGACTCACGCGCGGCGTGGGTGCGGCTGGGTATTGCTCTGATTGTTGGATCAATCGGCAGCGTCGGGATGTGGTCGGTGGTGGTGGTCATGCCGGTGGTCCAGGCCGACTTTGGCGCCACGCGCGGCGCGGCATCCCTGGCATTCACCTGCACCATGCTCGGCTTTGGATTCGGCGGGGTGGTCATGGGCAAACTGTCGGACCGCTTTGGCATCGTGCTGGCGATTGCGATCGGCATGGGTGCCATGCTGTTCGGCTACCTCGGCGCAGGCTATGCCGCTGCGCTCTGGCAATTCAATCTCATGCACTTTTTGATCGGTCTCGGTGCTGCCGCAACCTTCGGGCCGCTGATGACCGAGGCATCGCACTGGTTCGATCGCCACCGCGGACTTGCCGTCACCATTGCCGCCAGCGGAAACTACATCGCGGGCACGTTCTGGCCCACAATCGTCGAGCGCGGTACCGCCTATGCCGGATGGCGCGCCACCCATATCGCGATCGGAATCGGCTGCACCATTGTCATGGCGGTCGTCGTTGCGGTTCTGCGCTGGCAGATCGGCAGTGAATCGGCGCGTTCGCACGAAGATGCACCGCCACCGCGCGTCGACCTGCAGATCAGCACGAATGCGCTGACCACGGTGCTTGGCATTGCGGCAATTGCCTGTTGCGTGGCGATGTCGATGCCGCAGGTTCATATCGTCGCCTACTGCGGCGATCTTGGTTACGGCGTGGCGCGAGGCGCTGAAATGCTGTCCTTGATGCTGGCCTTCGGAATCGTCAGCCGGATCGGTTCCGGATTTCTCGCCGATCGCATCGGCGGATTGCGTACGCTGCTGGTCGGCTCGATCGCGCAGGGCGTTGCGTTGATGTTCTATCTGTTCTTCGACGGGCTGACCTCGCTGTATATCATCTCCGCGATGTTCGGCCTGTTTCAGGGCGGCATTGTGCCGAGCTACGCCATCATCGTGCGGGAATCGATGCCCTCAAATGTAGCCGGGACCCGTGTTGGCATCGTGATCTTCGCATCCGTGCTCGGCATGTCGTTCGGTGGGTGGATTTCCGGCGTCATCTTCGATGCGACTGGCTCCTATGCGGCAGCCTTCCTGAACGGTGCCGGCTGGAATGCCTTGAATATCGCCATCGTCGTGGCGCTGCTGATGCGCGCACGCCGGCGGCGCATGGCTTTCGCCTGA
- the panD gene encoding aspartate 1-decarboxylase, which produces MHVTLMKGKIHRARVTEADLHYEGSISIDRTLIDAAGFLINERVDIYNIDTGARFSTYVIEAPAGSGIIGLNGAAARLAMMGDKVIIVSYASFDEAEARQFQPRVVLVNERNQKL; this is translated from the coding sequence ATGCACGTCACGCTGATGAAGGGCAAGATCCACCGCGCACGCGTGACGGAGGCGGACCTGCATTATGAAGGGTCGATCTCGATCGATCGCACACTGATTGATGCTGCCGGTTTTCTCATCAACGAACGGGTCGATATCTACAACATCGATACCGGCGCCCGTTTTTCGACCTATGTCATCGAGGCGCCTGCGGGCTCAGGCATTATTGGTCTGAACGGAGCGGCAGCGCGGCTCGCGATGATGGGCGACAAGGTCATCATCGTATCCTATGCGAGTTTCGACGAGGCAGAAGCGCGGCAGTTCCAGCCGCGCGTGGTTCTCGTCAATGAAAGAAACCAGAAGCTTTAG
- a CDS encoding 8-amino-7-oxononanoate synthase, translating to MLEKFEADLNDLASRGRLRSLRGRAGIDFTSNDYLGLAESDELRRAASDAIARGVPVGAGGSRLLRGNHPEHEALEVEAATYFGAETALYFGGGFVANHAIFSTLPQRGDLVVHDELVHASVHEGLRSGRADRVAVAHNNIDAFDAAIARWRAAGGKGRPWISVESLYSMDGDSPDIAGLFAVADRHEAMVVIDEAHATGVLGPQGRGLAAPFEGRDNVITLHTCGKGLGTVGGFILAPRTIRDFLVNRARPFIFATAPSPLTAAITRSALEISRTNPERRERLAGLVQFASGELSRRCGIAPSGSQIIPVVIGADRAAVAVAASLQQRGFDIRAIRPPTVPEGTARLRIALTLNVDEAVVAELFEALAEDMRKAA from the coding sequence ATGCTTGAGAAATTCGAAGCCGATTTGAACGATCTCGCGAGCCGTGGTCGACTGCGTTCACTTCGTGGCCGCGCCGGAATTGATTTCACATCGAACGATTATCTGGGCCTCGCCGAATCCGATGAACTGAGACGTGCTGCCTCTGACGCCATCGCGCGGGGCGTTCCGGTTGGCGCGGGCGGTTCGCGCCTGCTGCGCGGTAATCATCCCGAGCATGAAGCACTCGAGGTCGAGGCTGCGACTTACTTCGGCGCAGAAACCGCGCTTTATTTCGGCGGCGGCTTTGTCGCCAACCATGCGATCTTCTCGACACTGCCACAACGCGGCGATCTCGTTGTTCATGATGAACTGGTTCATGCCAGTGTGCATGAAGGCCTGCGCAGCGGCCGCGCCGATCGCGTCGCGGTCGCACACAACAACATCGATGCATTCGATGCCGCGATTGCCCGCTGGCGTGCAGCCGGTGGCAAGGGCCGGCCTTGGATTTCGGTCGAGAGCCTGTACAGCATGGACGGCGACAGCCCGGACATTGCGGGGTTGTTCGCCGTTGCCGATCGTCATGAGGCGATGGTCGTGATCGACGAAGCGCATGCGACCGGCGTGCTCGGCCCGCAGGGGAGGGGGCTAGCTGCTCCCTTCGAAGGACGCGACAACGTCATCACGTTGCATACTTGCGGCAAAGGGTTGGGGACTGTCGGCGGATTTATCCTGGCGCCGCGCACGATCCGCGATTTTCTGGTCAATCGTGCGCGGCCCTTCATCTTTGCAACGGCACCGTCGCCGCTGACGGCAGCGATTACGCGTTCCGCGCTTGAAATTTCCAGAACCAATCCGGAGCGTCGCGAGCGGCTGGCGGGTCTGGTGCAGTTCGCAAGTGGCGAGCTTAGCCGCCGCTGCGGTATAGCGCCGTCCGGCTCGCAGATCATTCCTGTCGTCATTGGTGCTGACCGCGCAGCAGTCGCTGTTGCTGCATCCCTTCAGCAGCGCGGATTCGACATTCGCGCGATACGTCCGCCGACCGTTCCCGAGGGGACTGCGCGCCTGCGCATTGCGCTGACACTGAATGTCGATGAAGCGGTGGTTGCGGAGTTGTTTGAGGCGCTTGCCGAAGATATGCGGAAAGCAGCATGA
- the bioD gene encoding dethiobiotin synthase has protein sequence MSARIVVTGTDTGIGKTIFAAALAGALDAFYWKPVQAGLDEETDRETVMRLSGLPEQRMLREAYRLKTPASPHLAAKIDGVTIDPHMLALPDVDRPLVIEGAGGLMVPLAENLTYINVMAQWAAPVALCARTTLGTINHSLLSIEALRARNVPLLGVAFIGDENVESERIICQLGQTRHLGRLPLLASLTGENLRAAFAQHFNADDFLKGSGQ, from the coding sequence ATGAGCGCCCGCATCGTCGTCACCGGGACGGATACCGGGATCGGCAAGACTATCTTTGCCGCCGCACTCGCCGGCGCGCTCGATGCATTTTACTGGAAGCCGGTACAGGCCGGTCTTGACGAGGAGACCGACCGCGAAACTGTGATGCGGCTATCTGGTCTCCCCGAACAGCGCATGCTGCGCGAGGCGTACCGGCTGAAGACGCCGGCCTCGCCGCATCTTGCGGCGAAGATCGACGGCGTTACGATTGATCCGCACATGCTCGCATTGCCGGATGTAGATCGGCCTCTGGTGATCGAAGGCGCTGGTGGTCTGATGGTCCCACTGGCGGAGAATCTGACCTATATAAATGTCATGGCCCAATGGGCTGCCCCGGTTGCGCTGTGCGCACGCACCACGCTTGGCACCATCAATCATAGCCTGTTGTCGATCGAGGCTCTGCGCGCCCGCAATGTTCCCTTGCTTGGCGTCGCGTTCATCGGTGACGAAAATGTCGAATCTGAGCGAATTATCTGCCAGCTTGGTCAGACCCGGCATCTCGGCAGGCTGCCGCTTCTCGCATCGCTCACGGGTGAAAATCTGCGCGCGGCGTTTGCGCAGCATTTCAATGCCGATGACTTTCTGAAAGGCTCAGGCCAATGA
- a CDS encoding adenosylmethionine--8-amino-7-oxononanoate transaminase, giving the protein MTKSPVWHPFTQHAVQPEATLISKGEGAWLEAADGRRIFDAISSWWVVTHGHRHPHIVKAIKDQIDRLDQVIFAGFTHEPAEKLARHLVEITPPELEYVFFSDSGSTSVEVALKMALGFWQNRGIKRSRILALEGAYHGDTIGGMSVGERGVFNAPYDPLLFDVERIPFPAAGREEVTLDALHVACKRDDVAALIVEPLILGAGGMLIYPASVLAEMKRVCETHDVLFIADEVMTGWGRTGTLFACEQAGIAPDIACYSKGLTGGSVPLAVTLCRADIFDAHYSTDRSKTFFHSSSYTANPVACAAALANLEIWQREPVMERIGSIAALHKDRLTRFRDDRRFANLRQIGTIAALDIVAKDAGYLADIGPRLYRGFLARELLVRPLGNTIYIMPPYCSTTSDLDLVYDAIDELAGEVA; this is encoded by the coding sequence ATGACAAAATCTCCGGTCTGGCATCCATTCACGCAGCATGCGGTCCAACCCGAAGCGACGCTGATTTCCAAGGGCGAGGGAGCCTGGCTCGAGGCGGCCGACGGTCGCCGCATTTTTGATGCGATCTCGTCGTGGTGGGTGGTGACCCATGGTCATCGCCACCCGCACATCGTGAAAGCTATCAAGGATCAGATCGACCGGCTGGATCAGGTGATTTTCGCAGGCTTCACGCACGAGCCGGCGGAGAAACTGGCGCGGCATCTGGTTGAGATTACGCCGCCAGAGCTTGAGTATGTCTTCTTCTCCGACAGCGGATCGACCTCGGTCGAAGTTGCGCTGAAAATGGCGCTGGGGTTCTGGCAAAATCGCGGCATCAAACGGAGCCGGATTCTGGCGCTGGAGGGTGCCTATCACGGCGACACCATCGGCGGCATGTCCGTCGGTGAGCGCGGCGTGTTTAACGCGCCGTACGATCCGCTGCTGTTCGACGTCGAGCGAATTCCGTTTCCTGCCGCCGGTCGTGAAGAGGTGACGCTGGACGCGCTGCACGTGGCGTGCAAGCGCGACGACGTTGCCGCATTGATTGTCGAGCCGCTCATTCTCGGTGCGGGCGGCATGCTGATCTATCCGGCGAGCGTTCTGGCGGAAATGAAGCGTGTCTGCGAAACGCACGATGTTCTGTTCATCGCTGATGAAGTCATGACTGGGTGGGGGCGGACCGGCACGCTGTTCGCCTGCGAACAGGCCGGCATCGCTCCCGACATTGCGTGCTATTCGAAGGGCCTGACGGGAGGCTCTGTTCCGCTGGCGGTGACGCTGTGCCGTGCCGACATTTTTGACGCGCACTATTCGACCGACCGCAGCAAGACGTTCTTTCATTCCAGTTCGTACACCGCGAACCCGGTCGCGTGCGCGGCTGCATTGGCCAATCTGGAAATCTGGCAGCGCGAGCCGGTGATGGAGCGGATCGGTTCAATCGCAGCATTACATAAAGACAGGCTCACGCGGTTTCGCGACGACCGGCGTTTTGCCAATCTGCGTCAGATCGGAACCATCGCGGCACTCGATATCGTGGCGAAGGACGCGGGCTACCTGGCCGATATCGGCCCGCGCCTCTATCGCGGGTTTCTCGCGCGCGAGTTGCTGGTCCGGCCGCTCGGCAACACGATCTACATCATGCCGCCCTATTGCAGTACGACGAGCGACCTCGATCTGGTCTATGACGCGATCGATGAACTGGCCGGCGAGGTCGCCTGA
- a CDS encoding Lrp/AsnC family transcriptional regulator, which yields MPPKKSIQLDDFDLAILDQLQINNRTSLQEIGQSVNLSAAAVQRRVRRMEDARVIQSNAAIVDPASVGRPITIIVEVQVDSEHADLMDSARSEFAAAPEVQQCYYVTGAADFILVLTVSTMEEYEQLSRRLFLENKNVRHFNTFVAMNRVKAGLRVPLSRT from the coding sequence ATGCCTCCCAAAAAATCCATTCAACTGGACGATTTCGACCTCGCAATCCTCGATCAGTTGCAGATCAACAATCGGACGTCGCTCCAGGAGATCGGGCAGTCAGTCAATCTCTCAGCCGCCGCAGTCCAACGGCGTGTGCGGCGGATGGAGGACGCACGCGTCATTCAATCGAACGCCGCAATCGTCGATCCGGCCAGCGTTGGTCGCCCCATCACCATTATCGTGGAGGTGCAGGTCGACAGCGAACACGCCGACTTGATGGACTCGGCGCGCAGTGAGTTCGCGGCTGCTCCCGAGGTGCAGCAGTGCTATTACGTAACCGGTGCCGCCGATTTCATTCTCGTGCTCACGGTATCGACGATGGAGGAGTATGAGCAGCTCAGTCGCCGTTTGTTTCTCGAGAACAAGAACGTGAGGCACTTTAATACGTTCGTGGCAATGAACCGGGTGAAAGCCGGTCTCAGAGTGCCGTTGAGCCGTACATGA
- a CDS encoding diaminopropionate ammonia-lyase, whose protein sequence is MIQRNNSDCYSRPLLPVDRQMFGPDATAKALEMLRLHPSYRATPLRELHGLAASVGIQSVHIKDESGRFGLGSFKSLGGAYAVVCLALEEASRVLGRVVNASELLDPDVRTVVRNLNVGCATDGNHGRSVAAGANLAGCRANIFVHEGVSPERIAAIARFGANVVEVAGNYDDAVAEAERVCHANGWIIVSDTSWPGYERIPRLVMQGYTVMVSEILAELERPPTHVFLQAGVGGFAAAMAASLTLDIGPARPKFIIVEPDRAACLFASNKVDAPVKIAPVEPTVMAMLECYEPSMLAWGILSRLADVYMTVCDADAIAAMQQLAAAENGTSRVIAGESGGAGLAGLLAAAADPHGRELIGLDSHSRVLLFNTEGATDPTIYKNLTGIDPGVLVPA, encoded by the coding sequence ATGATTCAACGTAACAACAGCGATTGCTACAGCAGGCCCCTGTTGCCGGTGGACCGGCAGATGTTTGGGCCCGATGCCACTGCGAAAGCTTTAGAGATGCTGCGCCTGCATCCGAGCTATCGTGCAACGCCGTTGCGCGAACTCCACGGCTTGGCCGCGTCCGTCGGCATTCAATCGGTCCACATCAAGGATGAAAGCGGCCGGTTCGGGCTTGGAAGTTTCAAGTCACTGGGCGGCGCCTACGCGGTCGTCTGTCTCGCTCTTGAAGAAGCGAGCCGAGTGCTTGGCCGTGTGGTGAACGCGAGTGAACTGCTTGATCCCGATGTCAGAACGGTGGTGCGCAACCTCAATGTCGGCTGCGCGACGGATGGCAATCATGGCCGCTCGGTTGCCGCCGGCGCCAATCTTGCGGGATGCCGCGCGAATATTTTCGTGCATGAGGGTGTCAGTCCCGAGCGCATCGCGGCGATTGCGCGCTTCGGGGCCAATGTCGTTGAAGTTGCCGGCAATTATGACGACGCGGTCGCGGAGGCGGAGCGCGTCTGTCACGCCAACGGCTGGATCATTGTGTCCGACACGTCGTGGCCGGGTTACGAGCGCATCCCGCGCCTCGTGATGCAGGGTTATACTGTGATGGTGTCCGAGATTTTGGCCGAGCTGGAGCGGCCACCGACACATGTCTTTCTGCAGGCGGGCGTGGGAGGTTTTGCTGCAGCGATGGCCGCCAGTCTGACGCTGGATATCGGCCCAGCACGGCCCAAGTTCATTATCGTCGAGCCTGATCGCGCGGCGTGCCTTTTTGCGAGCAACAAAGTCGACGCGCCAGTCAAGATCGCGCCGGTCGAGCCGACCGTTATGGCGATGCTCGAATGCTATGAGCCCTCGATGTTGGCATGGGGAATCCTGTCGCGTCTCGCCGATGTCTATATGACGGTGTGCGATGCCGACGCGATCGCAGCAATGCAACAATTGGCGGCCGCGGAAAACGGGACCAGCCGCGTCATTGCAGGCGAAAGCGGCGGCGCCGGCCTTGCGGGTCTGCTGGCTGCCGCTGCCGATCCACACGGTCGGGAACTAATCGGACTCGACTCTCATTCGCGTGTGCTGCTGTTCAATACGGAAGGCGCGACCGATCCAACGATCTACAAGAACTTAACCGGCATCGATCCGGGCGTTCTGGTGCCGGCGTAG
- a CDS encoding biotin-dependent carboxyltransferase family protein translates to MIPILKVITPGFHTTVQDEGRRGFQHVGVPVSGALDRNGFMLANALAGNAQNAACLEIIGSGPELEVVSASVRLALVGSGGGLEISGRENPFVRSGQTTRLTKGETVRVRLGGDVFCSYLAVEGGFDVPLCLNSRSTYTRAGFGGLSGRQLRSGDALHGSIDDVTARDEITLGEQRDLRFDQPIRVVLGPQDNYFTEDAIRELLSGIYTITPASDRMGFRLAGPVLAHKSDYNIVSDGIVAGSIQVPGSKLPIVLMADAQTTGGYPKIATVISADLPQLGVRGAGRTVKFQAVSREEAEAIHRAEHQKILNIIQDIKPLSETHGINLKALYTCNLIDGVVDAKA, encoded by the coding sequence TTGATCCCGATTCTCAAAGTGATCACCCCGGGTTTTCACACCACCGTGCAGGACGAAGGGCGGCGCGGCTTCCAGCATGTCGGCGTGCCGGTGTCGGGTGCACTCGACCGCAATGGCTTCATGCTGGCCAACGCGCTGGCCGGAAATGCGCAAAACGCTGCATGTCTGGAAATCATCGGCTCCGGTCCGGAGCTCGAAGTCGTCAGCGCGTCCGTACGCCTCGCGCTGGTCGGCAGCGGGGGCGGCCTTGAGATCAGCGGACGCGAAAATCCATTCGTCCGTTCGGGACAAACAACGCGGCTGACCAAGGGCGAGACCGTGCGCGTGCGTCTCGGCGGCGATGTGTTCTGTTCTTATCTGGCCGTCGAAGGCGGCTTCGATGTGCCGCTGTGCCTCAACAGCAGATCGACCTATACCCGCGCGGGCTTTGGCGGACTGTCGGGCCGGCAGCTCCGAAGCGGCGACGCGCTGCACGGATCGATTGACGACGTAACGGCGCGTGATGAAATCACGTTGGGCGAACAGCGCGATCTTCGTTTCGATCAACCGATCCGCGTCGTTCTCGGGCCACAGGACAACTACTTCACCGAAGACGCTATCCGGGAACTCCTGTCCGGCATCTACACCATCACGCCGGCATCTGACCGGATGGGCTTTCGTCTCGCAGGCCCCGTTCTCGCGCATAAAAGCGATTACAACATCGTATCGGATGGCATCGTCGCCGGATCGATTCAGGTACCTGGCTCAAAACTTCCCATCGTTCTGATGGCCGATGCGCAGACGACGGGCGGCTATCCGAAGATCGCCACCGTTATCTCCGCGGATTTGCCGCAGCTTGGCGTCCGCGGTGCCGGACGCACGGTGAAATTCCAAGCCGTGTCACGCGAGGAAGCTGAAGCGATCCATCGGGCCGAGCATCAGAAAATCCTGAACATCATTCAGGACATCAAGCCTTTGAGCGAAACGCACGGCATCAACCTCAAGGCGTTGTATACGTGCAACCTGATCGATGGCGTCGTCGATGCAAAAGCCTGA
- the pxpB gene encoding 5-oxoprolinase subunit PxpB: MADFRILKAADSALVVEFGSTIDRKTSDRVLALAEVLEQARLPGVTEVVATFRSLSVNYDSLTTTGSELEQAIAAFVDEPTQSSHSKRLWDIPVCYDPKFAPDIEDVAKSIGLSVAEVAALHAGTQYHVYMIGFVPGYPYMGDLPEKLQLPRRSDPRTRVPPGSLAIATSMTAVYPYESPGGWHLIGTSPVHFFDAASAKGALLGPGDGVKFRPVTPDEFAHIHTAVERNDYVPSSVELAA, encoded by the coding sequence ATGGCTGATTTCCGGATTTTAAAGGCCGCGGACAGCGCTCTCGTGGTCGAGTTTGGATCGACGATCGACCGCAAGACCAGCGATCGGGTGCTGGCGCTGGCCGAGGTTTTGGAACAAGCCAGATTGCCGGGCGTGACCGAGGTCGTCGCAACATTCCGCTCGCTGAGTGTAAATTACGACTCACTGACGACCACTGGCAGCGAGCTCGAGCAGGCGATTGCGGCATTCGTGGATGAGCCAACCCAATCGTCCCACAGCAAGCGGCTATGGGATATCCCCGTTTGCTACGATCCGAAGTTCGCGCCCGATATCGAGGACGTGGCGAAGTCGATTGGCCTATCGGTGGCGGAAGTCGCAGCACTCCATGCCGGCACGCAATACCATGTCTACATGATCGGCTTCGTCCCGGGTTATCCATATATGGGGGACTTACCGGAAAAATTGCAATTGCCCCGCAGATCCGACCCGCGCACGCGCGTCCCACCCGGCTCGCTCGCTATCGCGACCAGCATGACTGCGGTCTATCCATATGAAAGTCCCGGTGGCTGGCACCTGATCGGAACCTCGCCTGTCCACTTCTTTGACGCGGCGTCGGCAAAAGGCGCCCTTCTCGGACCCGGCGACGGCGTAAAGTTCAGGCCGGTCACGCCTGACGAGTTCGCTCACATCCACACGGCCGTGGAACGCAACGATTACGTCCCGAGCAGCGTGGAGCTCGCGGCTTGA